From the Oryzias latipes chromosome 22, ASM223467v1 genome, one window contains:
- the eif2ak3 gene encoding eukaryotic translation initiation factor 2-alpha kinase 3 precursor (The RefSeq protein has 6 substitutions compared to this genomic sequence), whose product MERGLRFGNAGILLLLPLLLKLLTGLGSAQSPGSMTGRDPPSATRGSGHVGGMAGVMERRLDYGGAPVTGADVTVEDDEAGSAGDADEPDRESKRNVGSARSLVIISTLDGRISALDPHNQGRKQWDLDVGSGSLVSSSLSKPEVFGNKMVIPSLDGALFQWNRDRESMEAVPFSVESLLESSYRIGEDTVLVGGKSLTTYGLGAYSGKLRYICSAGGCNRWGEDEGEAEDVLLLQRTQKTVRAVRPRSGTEKWNFSVGNFELKLLPEIQSGMNFLEGEMTNEDPWNDNQRIITDEPKDREKREDKQDQNQHSNLVIKVSVPDWKVMAFTEPNEQLVWEHQFCTPIASAWLVGGGKVTPISLFDDTGYRSQSETEDEDDEDPSKSRGSAESSVYLGMFQGQLYLQSSVRITEKFSAKAIGSEKDNIIHVPVVKWKPLIHSPSRTPALVGSDEFDKCLSNDKYSHDEYSNGALSVLQYPYDNGYFFPYSKGYREKRDSAISLIGGNEAASENRRRKDPVLLLPWWKEILGTIIFCIATTTYIVRKFFHPPAPVAYVRQRKESETQCQTDCKFDLEVVESREAVAMEIRSSEYVSRYLTDFEPMQCLGRGGFGVVFEARNKVDDCNYAIKRIRLPNRELAREKVMREVKALAKLEHPGIIRYFNAWQESPPEGWQEEMDQRWLRDSSATDWPMSFVDHMEALSVKVPVSSSVCPCGPDGDFLGASVVERALLSSSTVGFDSGEPSFQPLLGHDSLMSERDSQADASDTPHSFELCPPRGPSDCTSSSFDIVFEDSGCDRDADADTQSDCSAASPNPETDRNSSSSSHTRQAQSGPASSSTPARPTSLTLALPSAPPSQRVQPSPKVYLYIQMQLCRKENLKDWMAQRCLPEQREHNQCLDIFLQIAEAVDFLHSKGLMHRDLKPSNIFFTMDDVVKVGDFGLVTAMDQEEDEDEPSALTPAPLLTRHTGQVGTKLYMSPEQLSGNSYSHKVDIYSLGLILFELLYPFRTQMERVRTLTEVRVLRFPEVFSRNNSQELGMVRSMLSLSPSERPEAADITGTPLFQELELPCRLAVRQRSRTYSSSSMGRPSRQTSAT is encoded by the exons ATGGAAAGGGGGCTTCGCTTTGGAAACGCGGGCATTCTCCTGCTGCTCCCGCTGTTGCTGAAGCTGCTGACGGGGCTCGGGAGCGCGCAGAGCCCGGGCTCCATGACCGGGAGGGACCCGCCGTCCGCGACCCGGGGCTCGGGGCACGTTGGCGGCATGGCCGGTGTCATGGAGCGCCGCCTGGACTACGCGGGAGCCCCGGTCACCGGAGCAGACGTCACCGTGGAGGACGACGAAGCCGGGTCGGCGGGGGACGCGGACGAGCCGGACAGAGAGAGCAAACGGAATGTCGGGAGCGCGAG GTCTCTCGTGATCATCAGTACCCTGGATGGACGGATCTCGGCTCTGGATCCTCACAACCAGGGCAGGAAGCAGTGGGACCTGGACGTTGGCTCAGGGAGTTTGGTGTCCTCCAGCCTCAGCAAGCCTGAG GTGTTTGGCAATAAGATGGTCATTCCCTCTCTGGACGGTGCCTTGTTCCAGTGGAACCGGGACAGGGAGAGTATGGAGGCAGTGCCTTTCAGCGTCGAATCCCTGCTGGAGTCCTCGTACCGCATCGGAGAGGACACCGTCCTGGTCGGCGGCAAATCACTCACTACTTATGGCCTGGGGGCTTACAGCGGCAAG CTTCGTTACATTTGCTCTGCGGGGGGCTGCAATCGATGGGGTGAGGATGAGGGGGAGGCTGAAGATGTGCTCCTGCTTCAGAGGACCCAGAAGACCGTGCGTGCTGTCAGGCCTCGATCAGGAACAGAGAA GTGGAACTTCAGTGTCGGAAACTTTGAGCTGAAACTTCTTCCGGAGATCCAATCTGGAATGAACTTCTTGGAGGGAGAAATGACAAACGAGGACCCCTGGAACGACAACCAGAGGGTCATCACAGATGAACCAAAGGACAGGGAGAAAAGGGAggacaaacagaaccaaaaccaGCACTCGGACCTCGTCATCAAAGTGTCTGTTCCAGATTGGAAAGTCATGGCCTTCACAGAGCCCAACGAGCAGCTGGTCTGGGAGCATCAG TTTTGCACGCCCATCGCCTCCGCCTGGCTGGTGGGTGGAGGGAAAGTTACTCCAATCAGCCTGTTTGATGACACGGGCTACAGGAGCCAGTCTGAAACCGAAGACGAGGACGACGAAGATCCAAGCAAGAGCCGGGGTTCCGCAGAGTCGAGCGTCTACCTTG GGATGTTCCAGGGACAACTTTACCTTCAGTCATCAGTAAGAATCACTGAAAAGTTTTCTGCCAAAGCCATCGGGTCAGAGAAAGACAACATAATCCACGTACCCGTCGTTAAATGGAAGCCTCTAATAC ATTCTCCGTCCCGGACTCCAGCTCTGGTCGGTTCTGACGAATTTGACAAGTGTCTGAGTAACGACAAGTACTCCCACGACGAATACAGCAACGGAGCCCTGTCCGTTCTTCAGTACCCATACG ACAACGGGTACTTCTTCCCCTACAGCAAAGGCTACCGGGAGAAACGCGACAGCGCCATCAGCCTGATTGGAGGGAACGAGGCCGCCTCGGAGAACCGCAGGAGAAAAGACCcggtgctgctgctgccctgGTGGAAGGAGATCCTCGGCACCATCATCTTCTGCATCGCCACCACCACCTACATCGTCCGCAAGTTCTTTCACCCTCCCGCCCCCGTGGCCTACGTGAGG CAACGGAAAGAGTCAGAGACTCAGTGCCAGACGGACTGTAAGTTCGACCTTGAAGTTGTGGAGTCCAGAGAGGCGGTTTCCATGGAGATCCGCTCCAGTGAATATGTGTCCAG GTACCTGACAGACTTTGAGCCGATGCAGTGCCTCGGCCGGGGGGGATTCGGCGTTGTGTTTGAGGCACGCAACAAAGTGGACGACTGCAACTACGCCATCAAAAGAATCCGGCTGCCCAACAG GGAGCTGGCCCGGGAGAAGGTGATGCGAGAGGTGAAGGCGTTGGCCAAGCTGGAGCACCCGGGGATTATCCGCTACTTCAACGCCTGGCAGGAGAGCCCCCCCGAGGGCTGGCAGGAGGAGATGGACCAGAGGTGGCTGAGAGACTCCAG TGCTACCGACTGGCCAATGAGCTTTGTTGACCACATGGAGGCGCTGTCAGTCAAAGTGCCCGTGTCCAGCTCTGTGTGCCCCTGCGGGCCTGACGGCGACTTTCTGGGGGCCTCTGTTGTGGAGCGCGCCCTTCTGTCCAGCAGCACCGTGGGCTTTGACAGCGGAGAGCCGTCCTTTCAGCCTCTGCTCGGCCACGACAGCCTGATGTCTGAGAGGGACAGCCAGGCCGACGCCTCGGACACGCCCCACTCCTTCGAGCTCTGCCCCCCGCGCGGACCCAGCGactgcacctcctcctccttcgATATCGTGTTCGAGGACTCTGGCTGCGACCGAGACGCAGACGCAGACACGCAGTCGGACTGCAGCGCGGCCAGCCCCAACCCGGAGACGGACAGGAACAGTTCGTCTTCCTCTCATACCAGACAAGCCCAGTCTGGCCCCGCCTCCTCCTCAACTCCTGCCAGGCCAACGTCTCTTACCCTGGCTcttccttcagctcctccaaGCCAGCGAGTCCAGCCTTCACCTAAG GTGTACCTGTACATCCAGATGCAGCTGTGCCGGAAGGAGAACCTGAAGGACTGGATGGCTCAGCGCTGCCTGCCTGAACAAAGAGAGCACAACCAGTGTCTGGACATCTTCCTGCAGATCGCTGAGGCCGTTGACTTCCTGCACAGCAAGGGGCTCATGCACAGGGACCTCAAG CCCTCCAACATCTTCTTCACCATGGACGACGTGGTCAAAGTGGGGGACTTCGGCCTGGTGACGGCGATGGaccaggaggaggatgaggacgaGCCCAGCACTCTGACGCCGGCCCCGCTTCTGACCCGGCACACGGGCCAGGTGGGCACCAAGCTTTACATGAGCCCGGAGCAG CTCTCCGGAAACTCCTACTCCCATAAGGTGGACATCTACTCGCTGGGTCTGATCCTGTTCGAGCTGCTGTATCCCTTCAGGACGCAGATGGAGAGAGTGAGG ACCCTCACGGAGGTGAGAGTGCTGCGCTTCCCAGAGGTCTTCTCCAGAAACAACAGTCAGGAG CTGGGCATGGTCCGCAGCATGCTCTCCCTGAGCCCCAGCGAACGCCCAGAGGCGGCCGACATCACAGGAACGCCCCTCTTCCAGGAGCTGGAGCTGCCTTGCCGGCTGGCTGTGAGGCAGCGCTCCCGCACCTACAGCTCATCTTCAATGGGCCGGCCCTCACGCCAAACCTCCGCCACCTGA
- the eif2ak3 gene encoding eukaryotic translation initiation factor 2-alpha kinase 3 isoform X1, with product MRPAAAWMSLVIISTLDGRISALDPHNQGRKQWDLDVGSGSLVSSSLSKPEVFGNKMVIPSLDGALFQWNRDRESMEAVPFSVESLLESSYRIGEDTVLVGGKSLTTYGLGAYSGKLRYICSAGGCNRWGEDEGEAEDVLLLQRTQKTVRAVRPRSGTEKWNFSVGNFELKLLPEIQSGMNFLEGEMTNEDPWNDNQRVITDEPKDREKREDKQNQNQHSDLVIKVSVPDWKVMAFTEPNEQLVWEHQFCTPIASAWLVGGGKVTPISLFDDTGYRSQSETEDEDDEDPSKSRGSAESSVYLGMFQGQLYLQSSVRITEKFSAKAIGSEKDNIIHVPVVKWKPLIHSPSRTPALVGSDEFDKCLSNDKYSHDEYSNGALSVLQYPYDNGYFFPYSKGYREKRDSAISLIGGNEAASENRRRKDPVLLLPWWKEILGTIIFCIATTTYIVRKFFHPPAPVAYVRQRKESETQCQTDCKFDLEVVESREAVSMEIRSSEYVSRYLTDFEPMQCLGRGGFGVVFEARNKVDDCNYAIKRIRLPNRELAREKVMREVKALAKLEHPGIIRYFNAWQESPPEGWQEEMDQRWLRDSSATDWPMSFVDHMEALSVKVPVSSSVCPCGPDGDFLGASVVERALLSSSTVGFDSGEPSFQPLLGHDSLMSERDSQADASDTPHSFELCPPRGPSDCTSSSFDIVFEDSGCDRDADADTQSDCSAASPNPETDRNSSSSSHTRQAQSGPASSSTPARPTSLTLALPSAPPSQRVQPSPKVYLYIQMQLCRKENLKDWMAQRCLPEQREHNQCLDIFLQIAEAVDFLHSKGLMHRDLKPSNIFFTMDDVVKVGDFGLVTAMDQEEDEDEPSTLTPAPLLTRHTGQVGTKLYMSPEQLSGNSYSHKVDIYSLGLILFELLYPFRTQMERVRTLTEVRVLRFPEVFSRNNSQELGMVRSMLSLSPSERPEAADITGTPLFQELELPCRLAVRQRSRTYSSSSMGRPSRQTSAT from the exons ATGAGGCCAGCGGCAGCCTGGAT GTCTCTCGTGATCATCAGTACCCTGGATGGACGGATCTCGGCTCTGGATCCTCACAACCAGGGCAGGAAGCAGTGGGACCTGGACGTTGGCTCAGGGAGTTTGGTGTCCTCCAGCCTCAGCAAGCCTGAG GTGTTTGGCAATAAGATGGTCATTCCCTCTCTGGACGGTGCCTTGTTCCAGTGGAACCGGGACAGGGAGAGTATGGAGGCAGTGCCTTTCAGCGTCGAATCCCTGCTGGAGTCCTCGTACCGCATCGGAGAGGACACCGTCCTGGTCGGCGGCAAATCACTCACTACTTATGGCCTGGGGGCTTACAGCGGCAAG CTTCGTTACATTTGCTCTGCGGGGGGCTGCAATCGATGGGGTGAGGATGAGGGGGAGGCTGAAGATGTGCTCCTGCTTCAGAGGACCCAGAAGACCGTGCGTGCTGTCAGGCCTCGATCAGGAACAGAGAA GTGGAACTTCAGTGTCGGAAACTTTGAGCTGAAACTTCTTCCGGAGATCCAATCTGGAATGAACTTCTTGGAGGGAGAAATGACAAACGAGGACCCCTGGAACGACAACCAGAGGGTCATCACAGATGAACCAAAGGACAGGGAGAAAAGGGAggacaaacagaaccaaaaccaGCACTCGGACCTCGTCATCAAAGTGTCTGTTCCAGATTGGAAAGTCATGGCCTTCACAGAGCCCAACGAGCAGCTGGTCTGGGAGCATCAG TTTTGCACGCCCATCGCCTCCGCCTGGCTGGTGGGTGGAGGGAAAGTTACTCCAATCAGCCTGTTTGATGACACGGGCTACAGGAGCCAGTCTGAAACCGAAGACGAGGACGACGAAGATCCAAGCAAGAGCCGGGGTTCCGCAGAGTCGAGCGTCTACCTTG GGATGTTCCAGGGACAACTTTACCTTCAGTCATCAGTAAGAATCACTGAAAAGTTTTCTGCCAAAGCCATCGGGTCAGAGAAAGACAACATAATCCACGTACCCGTCGTTAAATGGAAGCCTCTAATAC ATTCTCCGTCCCGGACTCCAGCTCTGGTCGGTTCTGACGAATTTGACAAGTGTCTGAGTAACGACAAGTACTCCCACGACGAATACAGCAACGGAGCCCTGTCCGTTCTTCAGTACCCATACG ACAACGGGTACTTCTTCCCCTACAGCAAAGGCTACCGGGAGAAACGCGACAGCGCCATCAGCCTGATTGGAGGGAACGAGGCCGCCTCGGAGAACCGCAGGAGAAAAGACCcggtgctgctgctgccctgGTGGAAGGAGATCCTCGGCACCATCATCTTCTGCATCGCCACCACCACCTACATCGTCCGCAAGTTCTTTCACCCTCCCGCCCCCGTGGCCTACGTGAGG CAACGGAAAGAGTCAGAGACTCAGTGCCAGACGGACTGTAAGTTCGACCTTGAAGTTGTGGAGTCCAGAGAGGCGGTTTCCATGGAGATCCGCTCCAGTGAATATGTGTCCAG GTACCTGACAGACTTTGAGCCGATGCAGTGCCTCGGCCGGGGGGGATTCGGCGTTGTGTTTGAGGCACGCAACAAAGTGGACGACTGCAACTACGCCATCAAAAGAATCCGGCTGCCCAACAG GGAGCTGGCCCGGGAGAAGGTGATGCGAGAGGTGAAGGCGTTGGCCAAGCTGGAGCACCCGGGGATTATCCGCTACTTCAACGCCTGGCAGGAGAGCCCCCCCGAGGGCTGGCAGGAGGAGATGGACCAGAGGTGGCTGAGAGACTCCAG TGCTACCGACTGGCCAATGAGCTTTGTTGACCACATGGAGGCGCTGTCAGTCAAAGTGCCCGTGTCCAGCTCTGTGTGCCCCTGCGGGCCTGACGGCGACTTTCTGGGGGCCTCTGTTGTGGAGCGCGCCCTTCTGTCCAGCAGCACCGTGGGCTTTGACAGCGGAGAGCCGTCCTTTCAGCCTCTGCTCGGCCACGACAGCCTGATGTCTGAGAGGGACAGCCAGGCCGACGCCTCGGACACGCCCCACTCCTTCGAGCTCTGCCCCCCGCGCGGACCCAGCGactgcacctcctcctccttcgATATCGTGTTCGAGGACTCTGGCTGCGACCGAGACGCAGACGCAGACACGCAGTCGGACTGCAGCGCGGCCAGCCCCAACCCGGAGACGGACAGGAACAGTTCGTCTTCCTCTCATACCAGACAAGCCCAGTCTGGCCCCGCCTCCTCCTCAACTCCTGCCAGGCCAACGTCTCTTACCCTGGCTcttccttcagctcctccaaGCCAGCGAGTCCAGCCTTCACCTAAG GTGTACCTGTACATCCAGATGCAGCTGTGCCGGAAGGAGAACCTGAAGGACTGGATGGCTCAGCGCTGCCTGCCTGAACAAAGAGAGCACAACCAGTGTCTGGACATCTTCCTGCAGATCGCTGAGGCCGTTGACTTCCTGCACAGCAAGGGGCTCATGCACAGGGACCTCAAG CCCTCCAACATCTTCTTCACCATGGACGACGTGGTCAAAGTGGGGGACTTCGGCCTGGTGACGGCGATGGaccaggaggaggatgaggacgaGCCCAGCACTCTGACGCCGGCCCCGCTTCTGACCCGGCACACGGGCCAGGTGGGCACCAAGCTTTACATGAGCCCGGAGCAG CTCTCCGGAAACTCCTACTCCCATAAGGTGGACATCTACTCGCTGGGTCTGATCCTGTTCGAGCTGCTGTATCCCTTCAGGACGCAGATGGAGAGAGTGAGG ACCCTCACGGAGGTGAGAGTGCTGCGCTTCCCAGAGGTCTTCTCCAGAAACAACAGTCAGGAG CTGGGCATGGTCCGCAGCATGCTCTCCCTGAGCCCCAGCGAACGCCCAGAGGCGGCCGACATCACAGGAACGCCCCTCTTCCAGGAGCTGGAGCTGCCTTGCCGGCTGGCTGTGAGGCAGCGCTCCCGCACCTACAGCTCATCTTCAATGGGCCGGCCCTCACGCCAAACCTCCGCCACCTGA